GCGACACCACCAGCATCCGATGGAGATCCCGCCGGTGGTGTGCCTCCGCCAACTGGAGAAGGCGGAGACACTGCAGGCGCGTCAGAGGCCGGTGAACTCGGCATGGGGCCACCGGGCGCGCCGTCCGAGGAAGCCGGCGCCATGTTCGACGGTGCCGCAGTAGGCGCCTTCGACCTTGGTGGATTCGATGGAGACGCACCAGGGGGCAACACCATTGGCGGCCACCTCGCTGGAGCAGGCGCCTTCGACCTTGGTGGATTCGATGGAGACGCACCAGGGGGCAACAACATTGAAGGCGACCTCGCTGGAGTAGGCGCCTTCGACCTTGATGGATTCGACGGAGACGCACCAGGGGGCAACACCATTGACGGCCAACTTGCCGGAGCAGGCCCCGTCCTCGGTGCCAGAGTGGGTGGCCGCCTAGGTGCAACCTTCGGCCCCGCCGACGGTATCGGAGATTGCGACGGCGCGCGGCGGCGGGGGATTGGGATTGGCAGAACGTTCGACGGCGGGACTGCAACATGCGGCGCCAACTTCGGTGCGTTCGACGGGGCTGCAGCTTGCGGCGCCTGCTTTGGCGCGTGCGACGGGGAGGCACCAGGGGGCGGCGCTTTCGACGGCCACGTCGATGGAGCAGGCGGCGCCTTCCTCGGGGCCGCAGCTGGCGGCCGCGTAGGTGCGCTGCTGTTGTTTGAGCTCCCATCTCTGATCCCGGGAGGAACGATGAGGCCGCTGATCTGGACCACGGAGATGTCATAAGGGTGCGTCAAGATGACCCTCACGAAGTAGGAGCTCAGGGGCGAGCCCGGCACCGCGGAGCCGAACGCGACCTGCCCGTTCTTCAAGTCGGTGACGTTGAGGAACCCGCTGAGGCCGGAGGCTCGTCCGGAGGCCTGCAACATCGTCGTGAGGATGGCGGTGTGGGACGAGAGCTGGTGGAGCTTCTCACTGTCTAAGTAGTCGAGGACCACATGGAgggcgatgatcttcttgatgacCTCGTCGGGTTGGCCGGACTCGGAGGACAAGGCGCCGTTCTGGACGGCAAGGATGGTGACGCTTTTCCGGGTGCTGATGTCGGCGGACAGCTGAGTCCGGATGAGGAGATCGTTGAAGGTTGAGAAGTCTGAAAACTGCGCGAGGAGA
The DNA window shown above is from Musa acuminata AAA Group cultivar baxijiao chromosome BXJ2-4, Cavendish_Baxijiao_AAA, whole genome shotgun sequence and carries:
- the LOC103983498 gene encoding vegetative cell wall protein gp1-like; the encoded protein is MAMASTASVFFLPLHFLLLVPSVIAFDVTRLLAQFSDFSTFNDLLIRTQLSADISTRKSVTILAVQNGALSSESGQPDEVIKKIIALHVVLDYLDSEKLHQLSSHTAILTTMLQASGRASGLSGFLNVTDLKNGQVAFGSAVPGSPLSSYFVRVILTHPYDISVVQISGLIVPPGIRDGSSNNSSAPTRPPAAAPRKAPPAPSTWPSKAPPPGASPSHAPKQAPQAAAPSNAPKLAPHVAVPPSNVLPIPIPRRRAPSQSPIPSAGPKVAPRRPPTLAPRTGPAPASWPSMVLPPGASPSNPSRSKAPTPARSPSMLLPPGASPSNPPRSKAPAPARWPPMVLPPGASPSNPPRSKAPTAAPSNMAPASSDGAPGGPMPSSPASDAPAVSPPSPVGGGTPPAGSPSDAGGVAGPDTGSGESPASHGMAVVPSVAVAMGAVLLAVLSTIRRS